The following are from one region of the Haloactinomyces albus genome:
- a CDS encoding carbon starvation CstA family protein, protein MPAIVPVLVVLGIFFLGYRYYSSYLARRVYGLDPDFVTPAHGMRDGVDFVPTNKHVLFGHHFTSVAGAAPIVGPAVAVFWGWGPALLWITLGTVFAAGVHDFGSLVVSVRHKAQSIGTLARDVITPRSRTLFLLIIFFLLTLVNAVFAVVIGSLLVANPAAVIPIFLQIPLAIGIGQYIYRTRSSALLPAILGVLVLYLTILLGMAFPISLEPLAGALGIGERALWVVILFVYTFIASQLPVWVLLQPRDYINSHQLFIALGVILLGIIVGFDTIVAPVVNDVPAQAPSWFPLLFITIACGAVSGFHSLVASGTSSKQLAKDTDARYVGYMGALGEGSLALASVLAVTAGAVASTAEWNRLYSSFATASDGATQNFVEGVAGFANNLGLPIGFGTIFAAVVVISFAATTMDTGVRLQRYVVQEIGEIVRVRPLARNITLATAVAVLIPLAMALLPGGGEQGYTFGVLWQLFGTTNQLTAGLALAVIAVWVTKKRRNPLAVLIPLVFLLVMTTWALMINMLEFIENGQWVLAPLDIIIFVLAIWLIVEAALALVRTWNSREADTEREAQLDES, encoded by the coding sequence ATGCCCGCGATCGTGCCGGTCCTGGTCGTTCTCGGAATCTTCTTTCTGGGGTATCGCTACTACTCGTCCTACCTCGCTCGCCGTGTCTACGGGTTGGATCCGGATTTCGTCACGCCTGCGCACGGGATGCGGGACGGCGTCGACTTCGTGCCCACGAACAAACACGTGCTGTTCGGCCATCACTTCACCTCGGTCGCAGGTGCCGCCCCGATCGTGGGACCTGCCGTCGCGGTGTTCTGGGGATGGGGCCCGGCACTGCTCTGGATCACTCTGGGCACGGTCTTCGCCGCGGGAGTCCACGACTTCGGCTCGCTCGTGGTTTCGGTACGGCACAAGGCGCAGAGCATCGGCACGCTGGCCCGCGACGTCATCACTCCCCGGTCCCGAACCCTGTTCCTGCTGATCATCTTCTTCCTGCTGACCCTCGTGAACGCCGTGTTCGCGGTGGTCATCGGGAGTCTCCTGGTAGCCAATCCGGCGGCGGTCATCCCGATCTTCCTGCAGATTCCCCTCGCGATCGGCATCGGGCAGTACATCTACCGCACGCGCAGCTCGGCACTGCTCCCGGCGATTCTCGGCGTGCTCGTGCTGTACCTGACGATTCTGCTCGGGATGGCGTTCCCCATTTCCCTCGAGCCGCTCGCCGGTGCGCTCGGTATCGGCGAACGTGCACTGTGGGTCGTCATCCTGTTCGTCTACACGTTCATCGCCTCGCAACTGCCGGTCTGGGTACTGCTGCAGCCCCGGGACTACATCAACTCCCATCAGCTGTTCATCGCACTCGGCGTGATCCTGCTCGGCATCATCGTCGGGTTCGACACGATCGTCGCGCCGGTCGTCAACGACGTGCCCGCACAAGCACCGAGTTGGTTCCCCCTGCTGTTCATCACCATCGCCTGCGGTGCCGTGTCCGGTTTCCACAGCCTCGTGGCCTCCGGGACCTCGTCCAAGCAGCTCGCCAAGGACACCGACGCGCGCTATGTCGGCTACATGGGCGCACTCGGTGAGGGCTCACTCGCCCTGGCCTCGGTCCTCGCGGTCACCGCGGGTGCGGTCGCCTCGACCGCCGAGTGGAACCGGTTGTACTCCAGCTTCGCGACCGCCTCCGACGGCGCCACACAGAACTTCGTCGAGGGCGTGGCCGGCTTCGCGAACAATCTCGGCCTGCCGATCGGCTTCGGCACCATCTTCGCGGCGGTCGTGGTCATCAGCTTCGCCGCCACCACCATGGACACCGGCGTGCGGCTGCAGCGCTACGTCGTGCAGGAGATCGGCGAGATCGTGCGCGTTCGCCCACTCGCGCGCAACATCACGCTGGCCACGGCCGTGGCGGTCCTCATCCCGCTGGCCATGGCACTGCTGCCCGGTGGCGGCGAGCAGGGCTACACCTTCGGCGTGCTCTGGCAACTGTTCGGCACCACCAACCAGCTCACCGCCGGGCTCGCACTCGCCGTCATCGCGGTGTGGGTGACCAAGAAGCGGCGCAATCCCCTCGCGGTACTCATACCATTGGTGTTCCTGCTGGTCATGACCACGTGGGCACTCATGATCAACATGCTCGAGTTCATCGAGAACGGTCAGTGGGTACTGGCGCCGCTGGACATCATCATCTTCGTCCTGGCGATCTGGCTCATCGTCGAGGCCGCTCTGGCGCTGGTGCGAACCTGGAACAGCCGGGAGGCCGACACCGAGCGGGAGGCGCAGCTGGATGAATCCTGA
- a CDS encoding cory-CC-star protein — protein MVNARSLWAHIVVAWRRIDAFHDELFVAPWRQALEREARRQDDTFRALVMLDALGVENPVAYETLELIPYLVGDLHDWHQRMGQDTFGDPGMCC, from the coding sequence ATGGTGAACGCACGGAGTCTGTGGGCGCACATCGTCGTCGCCTGGCGGCGCATCGACGCCTTTCACGACGAACTGTTCGTCGCACCATGGCGCCAGGCACTGGAACGGGAGGCGCGGCGCCAGGACGACACCTTCCGGGCACTGGTCATGCTGGATGCTCTGGGGGTGGAAAATCCCGTCGCCTACGAGACGTTGGAGTTGATCCCCTACCTCGTCGGTGATCTGCACGATTGGCACCAGCGCATGGGCCAGGACACTTTCGGCGATCCGGGAATGTGCTGTTGA
- a CDS encoding ArsA family ATPase yields MLLTDPPSTQRTVSFFGGKGGVGKTTLAASYALLLAGRGHRTLVVSTDPAHSLGDVLAVPLGDEPAELSGGLWACEIDGESVARRRVEQVSREAQEAVPREVLPAVEQHLQRAAASPGTVESALVDRLTDLLDEVPARWDRIVVDSAPTGHMLRLLSLPTLLTPWIEGLVRQREQVRGTERMLSGLLGRADTGQDPLLQRLHGRRSRLERTRRRLLDESAVHLVLVPERLPLAETERAAQALADGGLTLGSVAVNRVAPSDATGLLADRARREAEVRATIRQRFGDHGVVEVPLLRGELTARSELAEVAEHLASAGW; encoded by the coding sequence GTGCTGTTGACCGATCCCCCTTCCACGCAACGCACCGTGTCCTTCTTCGGCGGGAAGGGCGGAGTCGGCAAGACCACGCTCGCGGCGTCCTACGCACTACTGCTCGCCGGCCGCGGGCACCGCACCCTGGTGGTTTCCACCGATCCCGCACACTCCCTCGGTGATGTTCTCGCGGTCCCGCTGGGTGACGAACCAGCGGAGCTGTCCGGGGGGCTGTGGGCCTGCGAGATCGACGGCGAGAGTGTGGCCCGCCGCCGAGTCGAGCAGGTGAGCCGGGAAGCGCAGGAGGCCGTGCCGCGTGAGGTCCTGCCTGCCGTCGAGCAGCATCTTCAGCGCGCCGCCGCCAGTCCCGGCACGGTCGAGTCGGCGCTGGTGGACCGGCTGACCGATCTTCTCGACGAGGTACCCGCCCGATGGGACCGCATCGTGGTCGACAGCGCACCGACCGGGCACATGCTGCGGCTGCTGAGCCTTCCCACGCTGCTGACACCGTGGATCGAGGGCCTGGTCCGGCAGCGCGAGCAGGTCCGGGGCACCGAACGGATGCTGTCCGGGCTACTCGGCCGCGCCGACACCGGACAGGACCCGCTCCTGCAGCGATTGCACGGCCGGCGCTCCCGGCTGGAACGTACCCGTCGGCGGCTGCTGGACGAGTCGGCGGTGCACCTCGTGCTCGTGCCCGAACGCCTTCCCCTCGCCGAAACCGAACGTGCCGCGCAAGCACTCGCCGACGGCGGACTCACCCTCGGCTCCGTCGCGGTCAACCGCGTCGCACCTTCGGATGCCACCGGACTGCTGGCCGACCGCGCACGCCGGGAGGCCGAGGTGCGCGCGACCATCCGGCAACGTTTCGGCGACCACGGCGTCGTCGAGGTACCGCTGCTGCGCGGTGAACTCACCGCCCGCTCCGAACTGGCCGAGGTCGCCGAACACCTGGCGAGCGCGGGCTGGTGA
- a CDS encoding cupin domain-containing protein: protein MIERSGTAAFDYDLHGGTDLTRIQWHFFGRSRLPVAVQTWELPPGGAEGMHAHPEEDPLEELYLVVDGSAVMRVDERTFEMQPGDAVLAPVGAEHDVRNSGESTLKLVVIWGRPAPTDWSSYGTAKAAREATARADG, encoded by the coding sequence ATGATCGAGCGTTCGGGAACAGCCGCTTTCGACTACGACCTGCACGGCGGAACCGATCTCACCAGGATCCAGTGGCACTTCTTCGGTCGTTCGCGATTGCCGGTCGCGGTTCAGACCTGGGAGCTGCCACCCGGCGGTGCGGAGGGCATGCACGCACACCCGGAGGAGGACCCGCTCGAGGAGCTGTATCTGGTCGTCGACGGATCGGCGGTGATGCGGGTCGACGAGCGGACATTCGAGATGCAGCCGGGAGATGCCGTACTGGCCCCGGTGGGGGCGGAGCACGACGTGCGCAACTCGGGTGAGTCCACACTGAAGCTCGTGGTGATCTGGGGACGGCCCGCACCTACGGACTGGTCCTCCTACGGAACCGCGAAAGCTGCCCGGGAAGCAACCGCTCGGGCGGATGGGTGA
- a CDS encoding alpha/beta hydrolase: protein MTGVVLVHGLWHDPQHFDLVVRELHAHGVEVAVPELHRGSLQADTEVVQAAVDEMAQPPLVLGHSYGGSVITGLTGVDRFVYLAAFVLAGSEHVAGLRATTRTLDSTVTRREDGATRLDPTKAADALYNDCSADLAAWAIARLRPQRPEVTKGVPRRHAWRETPATYVVCTEDRAIDPDRQREMAERCGEVRTWPTGHSPFLSRPDLVVELITESLDGAAHNRS from the coding sequence GTGACCGGCGTGGTACTGGTACACGGGTTGTGGCACGATCCACAGCATTTCGATCTCGTCGTTCGCGAGTTGCACGCCCACGGCGTCGAGGTCGCCGTTCCGGAGCTGCACCGCGGATCGTTGCAGGCCGACACCGAGGTGGTACAGGCCGCCGTGGACGAGATGGCGCAACCACCCCTCGTACTCGGCCATTCCTACGGGGGCTCGGTGATCACCGGGCTGACCGGTGTCGACCGATTCGTGTATCTGGCGGCTTTCGTCCTCGCCGGGAGCGAGCACGTGGCCGGTCTCCGGGCCACGACCCGCACACTCGATTCGACGGTCACGCGCCGGGAGGACGGCGCGACCCGACTCGACCCCACGAAGGCCGCGGACGCGCTGTACAACGACTGCTCCGCGGACCTGGCCGCATGGGCCATCGCACGGCTACGCCCCCAGCGCCCCGAGGTCACCAAGGGCGTCCCCCGGCGACATGCCTGGCGGGAGACCCCCGCCACCTATGTGGTCTGCACGGAGGATCGCGCCATCGACCCCGACCGACAGCGGGAAATGGCCGAGCGCTGCGGCGAGGTCAGGACCTGGCCGACGGGGCACTCGCCGTTTCTCAGCCGCCCCGACCTGGTCGTGGAGCTGATCACGGAGTCACTCGACGGAGCGGCACACAACCGCTCCTGA
- a CDS encoding TraR/DksA family transcriptional regulator, with translation MAEGKPGSERPAEERPPADVLTEQQAVTRQRVAALTRQLESFIESSADTTHDDEHDPEGATIAFERAQLQGRLDQARDDLTELERAAERLRAGTYGICERCGTGITAQRLEALPAARTCIDCASTTRR, from the coding sequence ATGGCCGAGGGAAAACCCGGATCCGAACGACCTGCGGAGGAGCGTCCCCCGGCGGACGTGCTGACGGAGCAGCAAGCCGTCACGAGGCAGCGCGTAGCGGCGTTGACCCGTCAACTCGAGTCCTTCATCGAGTCCTCCGCGGACACGACCCATGACGACGAGCACGATCCGGAAGGGGCCACCATTGCTTTCGAACGGGCACAGCTGCAGGGACGGCTCGATCAAGCTCGCGACGACCTGACCGAACTGGAGCGGGCAGCCGAGCGCCTTCGAGCCGGTACCTACGGCATCTGCGAACGTTGTGGCACGGGAATCACCGCACAACGGCTGGAGGCACTTCCGGCAGCGCGAACGTGCATCGACTGCGCGAGCACCACCCGGCGGTAA
- a CDS encoding PIG-L family deacetylase — protein MVTMVSFHAHPDDESIACGGVMRKAFEEGHRVVLVVATRGEQGEVAEGFLADGEQLWQRRVTETYAAAELLGVQRTEFLGYADSGMMGTQTNDLPGSFWKAPVEQAAAELADILRQERVDVLTCYDDNGGYGHPDHIQVHRVGMRAAELAGTPRVYQNTINRDRFRHGIREFAEQAAAAGVELPDIENDPDFGKPESAITAAVDVSAYAEHKRSAMRAHASQISEDSFFLRLPEDAFRYAFGTEWFIRAGQGPGITEADLLAGL, from the coding sequence ATGGTCACGATGGTGTCGTTTCACGCTCATCCCGACGACGAGTCCATCGCATGTGGCGGAGTGATGCGCAAGGCATTCGAGGAAGGTCACCGCGTCGTGCTCGTCGTGGCCACTCGTGGCGAGCAGGGAGAGGTCGCCGAGGGGTTCCTGGCCGACGGGGAACAACTCTGGCAGCGTCGCGTGACCGAGACGTATGCCGCGGCAGAGCTTCTCGGTGTGCAGCGTACGGAGTTCCTCGGGTACGCGGACTCCGGGATGATGGGCACGCAGACCAACGATCTTCCAGGGTCGTTCTGGAAGGCTCCGGTCGAACAGGCCGCCGCGGAGCTGGCCGACATCCTGCGTCAGGAGCGGGTCGACGTGCTGACCTGCTACGACGACAACGGCGGGTACGGTCACCCCGACCACATCCAGGTACACCGAGTGGGAATGCGCGCGGCCGAACTGGCGGGCACTCCGCGCGTGTATCAGAACACGATCAATCGTGACCGGTTCCGGCACGGCATCCGGGAATTCGCCGAGCAGGCAGCCGCGGCGGGCGTCGAACTGCCCGACATCGAAAACGATCCGGATTTCGGCAAGCCCGAATCGGCCATCACGGCCGCCGTCGACGTCTCGGCGTATGCCGAGCACAAGCGCAGTGCGATGCGGGCACACGCCAGCCAGATCAGCGAGGACTCGTTCTTTCTGCGTCTACCGGAGGACGCCTTCCGGTATGCGTTCGGTACCGAGTGGTTCATCCGCGCCGGTCAAGGACCCGGAATCACCGAGGCCGACCTGCTTGCGGGACTCTGA
- a CDS encoding GH25 family lysozyme — protein MTPPDQYDTPEENPRNQAGTPNPANSNSMDQRKEADSPKKDFPKASGDNRWRSAALKAEHAARSVTQRVQPAAQHFGRRAMLLIRKLWLWLWPLLQRFGRQAALLARRVQRWAAPYVQRVQRWAAPHVQRIQERAAPYLQRVQRWAAPYVQRVRAKVAPHVAAVRAKLPTRASRHHRVPSRVRSVQIGAAAVAFGILAIVVGNVGSESRAVDPAVQADGIPAPTAEAPAAQPKEAPAEGQEESSDDDSGQAEIPIGPDPSGIDVSNHNGSINWDKVADSGKEFAFVLATDGQSFTNPLFQQQFDGAKEADMLVGAYHFARPTGSAVAQADRLVNTMGTTDDAKTLPPVLDMEVSPSGGGCYGKTAGEMQGWMQTFLDQVKDRTGEKGIVYANPSFWSQCMNGSDAFSDYPLWVAAYGVDSPSVPGGWNEYTFWQFTSKGHVPGINGYTDINEFRGSGEDLLELAD, from the coding sequence GTGACTCCCCCCGACCAGTACGACACCCCCGAAGAAAACCCCCGAAACCAGGCCGGTACCCCGAACCCGGCCAACTCGAACTCAATGGATCAACGCAAGGAAGCAGACTCCCCGAAGAAGGATTTCCCGAAGGCATCCGGTGACAACCGGTGGCGGTCCGCGGCACTGAAGGCCGAGCATGCTGCGCGTTCGGTGACGCAGCGCGTGCAACCCGCGGCGCAGCACTTCGGTCGCCGAGCAATGCTGCTGATCCGGAAGCTGTGGCTGTGGCTGTGGCCGCTCCTGCAGCGCTTCGGTCGGCAGGCGGCCTTGCTGGCCCGGCGTGTCCAGCGCTGGGCGGCGCCGTACGTGCAGCGGGTTCAGCGCTGGGCCGCACCGCATGTACAGCGCATCCAGGAGCGGGCGGCGCCCTACCTGCAGCGGGTTCAGCGCTGGGCCGCACCGTACGTACAGCGCGTCCGGGCCAAGGTGGCGCCGCACGTGGCAGCCGTTCGCGCCAAGCTGCCGACTCGTGCGAGCCGTCACCACCGCGTTCCCTCCCGGGTGCGGTCGGTGCAGATCGGTGCCGCTGCCGTCGCGTTCGGCATCCTTGCCATCGTGGTCGGCAATGTAGGCTCCGAATCCCGTGCGGTCGATCCTGCGGTACAGGCCGATGGCATCCCGGCACCGACTGCGGAGGCTCCGGCCGCCCAGCCGAAGGAGGCGCCGGCCGAGGGGCAGGAAGAGAGTTCCGATGACGATTCGGGACAGGCCGAGATCCCAATCGGGCCGGATCCCTCCGGTATCGATGTCTCCAACCACAACGGCAGTATCAACTGGGACAAGGTCGCCGACTCGGGCAAGGAGTTCGCGTTCGTACTGGCCACCGATGGTCAGAGCTTTACGAACCCGCTGTTCCAGCAGCAGTTCGACGGGGCCAAGGAAGCGGACATGCTCGTCGGTGCCTACCACTTCGCCCGGCCCACCGGTTCTGCCGTCGCCCAGGCCGACCGACTGGTGAACACGATGGGCACCACGGACGACGCCAAGACCCTGCCGCCGGTGCTGGACATGGAGGTCTCTCCGAGCGGTGGCGGATGCTACGGCAAGACCGCGGGTGAGATGCAGGGATGGATGCAGACCTTCCTGGACCAGGTCAAGGACCGCACGGGTGAGAAGGGCATCGTCTACGCCAACCCGTCCTTCTGGAGCCAGTGCATGAATGGTTCCGACGCCTTCTCCGACTACCCGCTGTGGGTGGCTGCCTACGGTGTGGACAGCCCGAGCGTCCCCGGCGGCTGGAACGAGTACACCTTCTGGCAGTTCACCAGCAAGGGCCATGTCCCGGGTATCAATGGATACACCGACATCAACGAGTTCCGGGGTAGCGGTGAGGACCTTCTGGAACTCGCCGACTGA
- a CDS encoding DUF2237 family protein has protein sequence MTTDRNVLGEKLESCGTDPLTGFYRDGCCSTGPEDLENHTVCAVVSTEFLTHQASVGNDLTTPRPEFGFSGLQPGDRWCVCASRWKEAYDAGVAPPVVLAATHERAVEAVPLEALQKHAVDVPADPSALT, from the coding sequence ATGACGACCGATCGCAACGTTCTCGGCGAAAAGCTGGAGTCCTGCGGCACCGACCCGCTGACCGGTTTCTACCGGGACGGGTGCTGCAGCACCGGACCGGAGGACCTCGAAAACCACACCGTCTGCGCAGTGGTCTCCACCGAGTTCCTCACACATCAGGCATCGGTCGGCAACGACCTGACCACTCCCCGCCCCGAATTCGGCTTCTCGGGGCTGCAGCCCGGGGACCGGTGGTGCGTGTGTGCCTCCCGCTGGAAAGAAGCCTACGACGCGGGCGTGGCTCCACCGGTCGTCTTGGCCGCCACCCATGAGCGTGCCGTGGAGGCCGTACCGCTCGAGGCGCTCCAGAAGCACGCGGTGGACGTGCCCGCCGACCCGAGCGCTCTGACCTGA
- a CDS encoding LLM class F420-dependent oxidoreductase yields the protein MAVDIGSVGLWTPSWDWNPDSSEHREAIAELDTLGYGALWLGAAGGDLALVSGLLDASERIVVATGIVNIWTHDAAELAAVHDRLSTAHLDRLLIGVGTSHAPAVEAAGHSYSKPYSKLVSFLDELDAAEPALLPESRVLAALGPRTLALAGERARGAHPYLTTPEHTANAREILGAGPLLAPEQKVVLAANADRARSVAREGVAPYLTLPNYLNNLRRLGFTDADFAEGGSDRLIDAVVAWGDLETVVSRIREHHEAGADHVSLQVLTGEAGLPREQWRRLSGALA from the coding sequence ATGGCGGTCGATATCGGCAGCGTGGGACTGTGGACACCTTCGTGGGATTGGAATCCCGACAGCAGTGAGCATCGCGAGGCCATCGCCGAGCTGGACACGCTCGGATACGGGGCGCTGTGGCTCGGTGCGGCCGGCGGTGACCTCGCCTTGGTCTCCGGACTGCTCGACGCCAGCGAGCGCATCGTCGTGGCCACCGGCATCGTCAATATCTGGACGCACGATGCGGCCGAGCTGGCGGCCGTCCACGACAGGCTGTCGACGGCCCACCTCGACCGGTTGCTGATCGGTGTGGGCACCAGTCACGCTCCGGCGGTGGAAGCGGCAGGCCACAGTTACTCCAAGCCTTACAGCAAGCTCGTCTCCTTCCTCGACGAACTCGACGCTGCTGAGCCCGCCCTACTCCCCGAATCTCGTGTACTCGCCGCTCTCGGCCCGCGGACACTGGCACTGGCGGGGGAACGCGCCCGTGGTGCACATCCCTACCTGACCACTCCGGAACACACCGCCAATGCGCGGGAAATCCTCGGTGCCGGGCCGCTTCTGGCGCCGGAGCAGAAGGTCGTTCTGGCCGCCAACGCCGATCGGGCACGCTCGGTGGCCAGAGAGGGCGTGGCGCCGTATCTCACGCTGCCGAACTATCTGAACAACCTGCGGCGACTCGGTTTCACCGACGCCGACTTCGCCGAGGGGGGCAGCGATCGCCTCATCGATGCCGTGGTGGCCTGGGGAGACCTGGAGACGGTGGTGTCCCGGATCCGGGAGCACCACGAGGCCGGAGCCGACCACGTCAGCCTTCAGGTGCTGACCGGGGAGGCAGGCCTGCCCCGCGAGCAGTGGCGCCGCCTCTCCGGGGCACTCGCGTAA
- a CDS encoding cellulose-binding protein — MGHNEDRELVPLKSDFDVVWRGFRRSQVQFYIQQTDNELRVLTEDRDSALSQVANLNAELEQAREEVASLRKQLDDVCRTPIDEAALSDRLRRMVRLANDEAEELISSARATAEHEWSRSEQAASDLRSRYERLVSEADEWRQQSESQRRESLEQTRQEIERMSREAEQRRRKLDLEAEQRRNQIEQDFETSMAARRTEAMRTLAERDRSSREEAERRVREAAAEAERRTRRATEQVEAMREVRRDVAEQVRSAQHALSEAEPLLAASVAGIEAEEADEYVAAHVHRGRNRSADADRQLAVPKQRESDPADESVNSEEGSEALDRDTAISA, encoded by the coding sequence GTGGGGCACAACGAAGACAGGGAACTCGTGCCGTTGAAGTCGGATTTCGACGTCGTTTGGCGTGGATTCCGGCGATCGCAGGTTCAGTTCTACATCCAGCAGACGGACAATGAACTCCGCGTCCTCACCGAGGACCGCGACTCGGCATTGAGCCAGGTTGCCAACCTCAACGCCGAACTGGAGCAGGCCAGGGAGGAGGTCGCCTCCCTGCGCAAGCAGCTTGACGATGTGTGCCGGACACCGATCGACGAGGCAGCGCTGTCGGACAGGCTGCGGCGAATGGTCCGGCTGGCCAACGACGAGGCCGAGGAGCTCATCTCCTCCGCTCGTGCGACCGCCGAACACGAATGGTCCCGCTCGGAACAGGCGGCCTCGGACCTGCGGAGTCGTTACGAGCGCCTGGTCTCCGAGGCCGACGAATGGCGACAGCAGAGCGAGTCGCAGCGTAGGGAGTCGCTGGAGCAGACGCGCCAGGAAATCGAGCGGATGTCGCGCGAGGCCGAGCAGCGACGCCGCAAACTCGACCTCGAGGCCGAGCAGCGACGCAATCAGATCGAGCAGGACTTCGAGACCTCGATGGCTGCCCGGCGCACGGAGGCGATGCGGACCCTCGCCGAGCGTGACCGGTCCAGCCGGGAGGAGGCCGAGCGTCGGGTCCGTGAGGCAGCCGCGGAAGCCGAGCGCCGTACCCGGCGAGCCACCGAACAGGTCGAAGCCATGCGCGAGGTGCGCCGGGATGTGGCCGAGCAGGTGCGGTCGGCCCAACACGCGCTGAGTGAGGCGGAACCGTTGCTGGCCGCTTCGGTCGCGGGAATCGAGGCCGAAGAAGCCGATGAGTACGTGGCCGCACATGTCCACAGGGGAAGGAATCGGTCCGCCGATGCGGATCGACAGCTCGCGGTGCCCAAGCAACGCGAGTCCGATCCCGCCGACGAGTCGGTGAACTCGGAGGAGGGCAGCGAAGCTCTCGACCGGGACACGGCGATCAGCGCCTGA
- a CDS encoding TetR/AcrR family transcriptional regulator has translation MTTTDSDAQHAVRRKYASSLRKDPQRRERIARAAITVVAERGVDKVTHRAVAAAASVPLGSTTYHFATLDDLLAVALEQAAQENVAQLREWAEKLPDEQDLATALTDLVLEFLGPERERTVVEHELYVAALHRPALQHASTEWDEALRDLFTSYTDPVTGRMLSAVFCGLLLQGVVRDPLPERDEIETIFRRALGHSGQS, from the coding sequence ATGACGACCACGGATTCGGACGCGCAACATGCGGTTCGCCGCAAGTACGCCTCGTCCTTGCGCAAGGATCCACAGCGACGTGAACGCATAGCCCGTGCGGCCATTACCGTCGTTGCCGAACGCGGTGTCGACAAGGTGACGCACCGCGCCGTGGCCGCCGCCGCGAGCGTCCCGCTGGGGTCGACGACCTACCACTTCGCCACGCTCGACGATCTGCTTGCGGTCGCCCTGGAACAGGCTGCGCAGGAGAACGTGGCCCAGTTGCGCGAGTGGGCGGAGAAGTTGCCCGACGAGCAGGACCTGGCGACCGCGCTGACTGATCTGGTCCTGGAGTTCCTCGGCCCCGAGCGGGAACGCACCGTGGTGGAACACGAGCTGTACGTGGCGGCGCTGCATCGTCCGGCCCTGCAGCACGCCAGCACCGAGTGGGACGAGGCCCTGCGGGACCTGTTCACCTCCTATACCGATCCGGTCACCGGCCGGATGCTTTCCGCGGTCTTCTGCGGACTGCTGCTGCAAGGTGTCGTTCGTGATCCGCTGCCGGAACGAGATGAGATCGAAACGATTTTCCGTCGCGCATTAGGACATTCCGGTCAAAGCTGA